GGAGCATTCGTTCGTGCGGCCCGAGCGAGCCGAACACCGGATGCGCCGCGCCCCCGCCGACGCAGAATCCGACCCCCAACCCACGACCGGGACCGCCGGTGACCACGAATCTGAGCCAGTACACCGTGCAGGTGGGTATTTTTAAAACTAGAGACGAGGCCAACAGTTTGGCGACCAGCTTGCGCAGCAAAAATATCAATAATTTTATTTTGCAAGCCGAGGGGCAATGGCTGGTTTGTGTGGGAAAATATGTCTCAGCCGACCGCGCTACTCGCGCCGCAAGCGACTTGAAAGCCCGTGGCGTGAGCAATCCGATCGTGTTGCCGCCCAAGAAGAAAAAATAGAAGACCCTGACCGTTCTTAATTATTCAAGGCCAATCGGA
The DNA window shown above is from candidate division KSB1 bacterium and carries:
- a CDS encoding SPOR domain-containing protein, which translates into the protein MADKGPPANQPDLTPLFIILLIIIIAGLGSIRSCGPSEPNTGCAAPPPTQNPTPNPRPGPPVTTNLSQYTVQVGIFKTRDEANSLATSLRSKNINNFILQAEGQWLVCVGKYVSADRATRAASDLKARGVSNPIVLPPKKKK